The Homo sapiens chromosome 6 genomic scaffold, GRCh38.p14 alternate locus group ALT_REF_LOCI_6 HSCHR6_MHC_QBL_CTG1 nucleotide sequence cgcacgccaccacacctggctaatttattattattattattattttagttagagacggggtttggacatgtttaccaggctggtctcgaactcctgacctcaagtgattgccggccttggcctctgaaagtgttgagattataggcaagCCACGCCTGGCCTACTGTTAGGATTACGCTAttatgttattattgttgttaatctctcactgtacctaatttataaattcaattttccttttcttccctatTCTTTACAAAATGAATTGCAactataaaaattaatgtttatcaTAGTGAGAAAGGAAAGGTAGCTCATAGCAACCTGTGCTATGTGAAGCAGGCAAAATTGATCAGGCTCAGCGAGAAGTCAGCATGGAACGGTTAGGGCCCATGCCTGGAGGCAACTGCTTAAAGGCATTTTGTACCTGACTAGGGTGCTGCTTCACCCATTATCTTCATGTGCCTAATATCTGTGAGACAAAGAACAATGTATAGCAGATCAATAGCTTGTTATTCTAATGTAAACTGGTAAACAATTTAGgaactgcctcttcttttcctttgttatttcttcaatcttttaaaaaatttttatctttttttttttctttttgcggCTCCTTCCAGAGCAGGGCTAACTCCTACGCAGTGTGCCCAGAGTCAGCCTGTTTTTTTTCAATATCTTCACGTCATCcaatcttcttttcctttaaaaacctacttgtgggctggttgtggtggcttgcacctgtaatcccagcactttgcgaggtcaaggcaggaagattgctgaagcccagcagtttgagaccagcctgggcaacatagtgaaactgtcttcaaaaacaaaacaaaacaaacaaaaaaacccctacTTATAACTGCTGCTAATCAGAGTGTATTTTCACGGCAACTTGAATCTTTGCTCCTAAAGGCTGTCCTCAAAACCTGACCAAATATACTTTACTTAATGTTAAGTTTGCCTCAGTTTTTTCCTTTAGGTCAACAATAGGTATGACCCAAGAACCCTAGAACTTGGTCATAAAGCTTCTGGTGCCCTTGTCACTTCCCTCCTCTATTATTTCTGTGGCCCTCATCTCCTTTCCCACTGGGATTCCCAGGAAAAACTTTACAAATAGAGCAGTGACAGATGAGTTCCCCAAGGGCTTGCTTTGAGGTAGAAAGGAAGAGTGGTTTGAAATTCCCTTACCTTGTCATTATCATAAGAGTAATTAAGACATTAACTATATAATTGACTCTTTAACATCAAACTTTCACCACCCAAGAATGTAAACTGCAGGAAGAGAGGAACCTGTCTGTTGGTTCACAGATCAAGCACAGCCTAATATTTGACACACAGCAGCCCCTTGCTTAAATATGTGAATGAGTAAATGGAGTAGAAGCCTTAAGTGAAACTGTAAAAGAGCTCACCAAAGGTTTATGGTTGATTATCCCATCTCTCCCATCCCACTCACCTGTCCATTTCCTGGTTTGGACATGGTTTTGCGGGCTCGGTGGACCTTGGGCTGTCCCTCTGGGCTCGTGGTGGCTGGAGGGGGTTCAGACCCTGCTGCTGCAGCTCCCTGGGCTCCTGGCATACTCAGTAGCCTCATAGCCAAACTCTGGACAGATGGAGGTGATTTTCCCGCCCCTGTCATTGACATCTTGGCCCGGCTAGGACAGGAACCCCCCTtgctgggggaagaggggaatGACTTTGTGGCATGGCCtagaaaacaagcaagcaaaaggCAAGATAAGAAAGAAGGCAAGAGTCAGAAATTTCCCACCAACCCCCCAGGCTACCCAGCCTCTCACCCAGCAGGATCCGGCCCCCACGGAGGTCCCCATCTCCCTCAAGATTCTCAGATTCATCCCCAATGAGTGGTGTAGCCCCTACAGGGGTGTCAGCCCCCTCATCACCAACAGTGACAGTGACAGAGGCTGGAGATGAGGGGCCAGCAGGCTCCAGGGAGTCGGGGGTGGCCTTGGGCAGGGTTTCTTCACTACGAGGGGTGTCCCCCAAAGAGCCATGAACtgtagaggaagagaaaaagttcAGAGCTAAGGGCTCAGGAGATCCTGTGTTTAGGGAAGGTGACGGTCCAATTGGGGCCCGTTTTAGCTGCACTCACCTCTCTCGGTGGCTCCTCTGGTTTCCTTCTCCAGCAGCAGCGCCCCCATCTCAGCGGGGGCCTCCCCCTGGGAGGGGAGACAAGGGACAGGAGGGCTGGTCAGCCCAGTAGAGAGTTGGGGGGTCCAGGATGCCTGGGCCCTGGGAAGAGAGAGTAGGCTCCGGGGCCTACCTCTTCCTCTGTGGGGCCCCCCCCTTCCGCGGCCTCGGCTGCCCGGAGGGGCCGCACGACCCCTCCCCCGGGCCCGCATCAACCCCCTCCCTCTCGGTAGACCCCGCATCTCTGGGGCCgagagaagaggagggggagggggcggggcctccgcgccccggccccgccccctcctcccGGCTGCACGCGCCGCTCCCCCTTTGTCCCCCAGGCCGCGGGGACCCCGGGCACCAACCCCTCCAGCACCCGCTGCCCCCCAGCCCGGTGGACGGCCCCTCGTGCCCCTCACGCGTGCTCCTGGGGCCCCGGCGCCCGTCGCCCACTCAGGGGCAGCCGGCGGCTGCACGCGCGCCTCCGTGcccactccccccacctcccacacccTGGTCCCCTCATCCGCCCCCGGTGCTGGCCCCCTGGATTGCTGCAAGTCCCGCCCGGGCCCCCCGGCCCCGTTGCACCCCCGGAGCATTGCACGGGCGCGCGCTTCCCCCGGGCGCGCGCGCGGGCATGCACccgcctctccccctccccttccgCACCTCGGCGGCCGCCGCCGCTGCagctcccgccgccgccgccatcgCCGCTTGCGCTGGGGGCCGAGCCGGCGCGCGGCCGCCCCGGGTCACGTGGGCGAGGGAGGGAGGGCGAGGAGGAGCCTTAAAGGAGCCGCTacatgctttttggccattttccCCTGAGAGCGGCCTCGGAGATGGCTGTGACTGTCCTAAGCTGGGAGCTGCAAGGGAGAATTCCTGTCATTCCTGGCCTCAGTTCTGCAGGGACCGAGGGCGAGACACGCCTGGGCCCAGGTGTGGCGTCTCTGTCCCCATCTGGTTTTAGGTAACAAGCGGAGCTTCTGAACTTCTCGGCTCTCGGCAGCGGCTGTATTTCCTCTGGCCTGGTTGGGCTTTTCCCGCCTCTGGTTGCTTTTCTGCCTTTCTAGTTTTTGGGTTACCAGATAGAAGGCTTGGCCTCAGTTTTGGCCTCGCCTTTTTGCTCTTTCTAACGAGCACGAAGGGGCGATAGGGACGCGGAGGACACCTTTATTCTTGGCTGGTTCTAGCATGCTGCTTCATGTCCCCTGGAGCAGCGTGCCCTTCTGAAAACCTGTGGCTAAATGTCTCTTCTGTTTATATCAGGCGTGTTACACCTTCACACGCACTAGGGATCCAGGTAAGCCCAGCGGCCCGAACGTCATTACTGACTGGTGACACTGCAGTAAGTAAACCTTTTTTGCCGAACACTTCATAAGCACAGTCAGGTACTCCGTGGGTCATAGCCCAGCGGACAATTTAAGTATAAATGATATACACCAAGATAGACAATCTCGATAGCTGTATTTAGGGTACCATCCCTTTAGGTATTACGTTTTGGTCGAGTTTGGAAAAGATCTGTATGATTTCACACGCAGTATTTGACACAGGCAGGTGGGGCACCTGAGGCCAATTAAAGGCCTTCTGGGAACTGTAGTTCTCTTTGGTTAACTATTCCAGAGCTTTCTGGGAATTGTAGTTTTCCCTGCACCTTAATCCaaacttagctttttttttttttttttagctttcctGAAGACATGACCTATTTACCCCAGACAAAATATGACCAAACAGACTCCTGCTTACAATTTCCGTGGGCAGGTTGGCCACCTGTAGCTCATCCCTAGCACTGATCCTAAGTCCCTCAAATAGAGTTCATGTGCATCCCCACGACTGCCAATCACTTGTACTGTGAGGTACCTGGCTAAGTGTTGAGATTGCAGAACTggtggagggctgggggtggggacttGGGGGAGTCCCTGACCAGAGGAGCTCACTTGTCACACTCCTCTCCCATGTTTAGGGCTGGGCTCCTTCAGGCAAGGGATATGCAGAGTTGTGACCTCTAGGTATTAAGAACGCAGCATCACAGGGAGAGGCTGTCTAGGGCAGGATAGTCATGTACACGCAGTTGCCAgagtgtaaaggaaaaaaaaaagtttttttttgttttttattttgtggaaaacaaaagcagaaaaactaAAACCCCAAACTCcagaaaaaatcctaaaaaatatgtttttttcttaaaaaatactgtatgtctctactcctctccctccctcccaacaGCCCTTcttgtgttctttcttttctaagtgccctatcccccccacccccatgacTATCCATTGTTTCTTGCTATTGTACCCCCACTTCCCAATATCTACCCAGGATGCGCACCCCACGTTCTCTTACCTGGCGTCTTACTTTGTTCTCCCTCAAATTTCAGCAAGCCTCATACTCGCAGTCTCATTTCCCCAGCATGCAAGAACTGTCTCCCACTTCCTTTTCTGGGACTCAGTAATCTTTTCCCCTTACCACTCCCTCACTCCAGGTCTATTCTAAGCAGGAGCATGTCCTCCTGCCAAATTCCCTCCCTgttcccacccaccccccaaccctTCTTATCTCGAGAAATGTCAGAACCTTCCCCTGGGCAGCCTTAGCcaggaataaaacatttttgtcttCCCTCATTCTATAGgacccttttccctccctccacatATACATGCACTTCTAAGAGAAGGAAATCTTTCTCTGGGACCCCGTATTCCCCTGGCCTCCAAGAACCCTTTTCCCAGCTCCAGATTCTTGCACTCTCAAGAGCAAGTCTCTCCAAGGAATCATCTTCCCTCTCTCAGGATGTGTGCATCTGCTCAGCCTCCCACTCTTACCTTTCTGCCCcagaccccccaccccccaattcTCCTGGGCCAAAGAGCCCTTTTTCCACGCAGCCCAGGGGCCCCAGCCTCCTGGCCTCCACGCCTGCGCGGCTAGCGGATGAGGACGTTAATCTCGGCCACACTGGCCTCCAGCACGTTCTCGGCCGTGGTCTTGCCGTGTTGCTCCTTGAGGTGCCGCCTAATGGCAGGCTTGTGGGCGAAGCGCACGTCGCAGTAGGAGCAGCGGTAGGGCCGCGCTCCCGAGTGCAGGTTGAGGTGGTCGTGAAGGGTGGACTTCTGTGTGAAGCACTTGCCGCAGATGCCGCACGAGTGTGACTTGACACCACGATGCACGTTCATGTGGCGGTTGAGGTTGCTGCTGTGGTTGAACTGCTTGCCACAGCGAGGGCACATGAAGATGAAGTGCTGCGCCCGCATGTGGAAGACCAGCTTCTCCACGCCCTGGAACACTTCCGGGCACTTCGTGCACTTGATGTTCTTTAAGGGGTTTCCACCTGAGAAGCCCCCAGGCAGGGGTCCCCGGCTGCCCCCCGCCCCCAggctgccccccgccccccgggCAGCCATGGCCACCGCTGCTGCTTCCACCAGGCCCGAGGTGGCCCCCACGCTGGCCCGGCCTCCGGGAATCAACAGCAGGCCCTCCCCTTCTGCATCTTCCGACAGGCTATAGCAGGCCTTCACCACACCCTGCGGTGGGGCTACAGTGCTGGGGGGAACGCTGCTCTGGGCCAGCTCCCCAAGGTGGCCACCCACGGAGCCTCCAATGCCCAGACCCCCTCCCAGGCCTCCAGGGGGTTTGAGCCGGTGTGCCACCTCCAGGGCCGACTCCACCTTGACGATGCAGATGTCAGACACgtcctcatcctcatcctcatcctcttcCTCGGCTTTCAGCTCCAAGTCTTCATCCAGTGGGAACTCCAGCTTCACTGGCCGCAGGAGTGGAGGGGGtagaggaggtgggggtgggggcttcGGGGCTGGCTTTGGGGTCCtggctggagggaggagggacttGGTGGCGCTGATGCTGCTCACAAGGCTAGCCTCACTGACCCCAtcctctttgaggcctattttgggCTCAATGAACTGGCTGAGGGCATTCCGGCATTTCTCCACCACGTGCTCCATCTGCAGGTAGGAGGCGGCTGTAAGGTAGTTGACGATGTCCCTAACAGCGAATTCCAAGGCGCCCGTGTAGCAGGAGAGGAGCAAGTCGGCCACGATGCGTGCACTGTGCATCAGGGAGACCTGCAGCTCCGAGCTGGGGTTCAGCAGGAACTGGTCCCGCAGGAAGGGTGAGCAGGCGGCCAAGATGACCTTGTGGCCTCGAAACTTGAGGCTGTCGGCCACAATGGTCACGTCGCAGAACCGCTCCTCTGCCCGGAGCTGGTTCATGTTCCGTAGCGTTGCGGCCTCGTGGCCGGGCAGCTGGAAGCGCAGGACTTCCACCCCAGAGGCCATTGTGGCGGGGGTGGGCAACCCTGGTTGGGAAGGAAACCGGTCAGAGACAAAGGTCTCTGGCTCTCCGAAGCCAAGGCTCCAGGACCCTCGCCCCCATTCTTGCCCAGCCCCCCGGCATCCGATCTCCCGGTCTTCAGATttcttcctcagtttccccaacccTGGGGAGGTGCTGTCCCTCTGAGAGGAGGGAGGCGTGGTTCTCGGGGGCGGGGCAGCGGCGTCCACACCCCCCAGCCCAGCAGCCCGCTAGGATGGGGCGAGCCCGCGCGCCCACGGTGGAAGGACGGAGAAAAAGGGGGGCCAGAGGCCTGGGGCTCTGGACTCCAAGGTGGCCCCGGTTGCAGGCTCTTCTCACCCCGCCCCCTTTACCGGCTGCCTCATTCCTCCGCCCCCCCCTTACACGTTTGCACGCGCTTTTCACGTCCTCCCCCCCGCCGCCAGCACGCACCGTGCACGCCCTGCCCCCACGCTCAGAGCTCCGTGGCACGCCCCCCCAGCCCCACGACCCTGAGTGCACGCTCCTCTCACCTGGCCCGGTTCCGCGCGCTGTTTTTTTAATCCCTTATTTTCCCCACCCCCCCCCGGGGCCGGCAGCGACCCCCACACACGGGCAGGGCCTGGGCAGCGCGCAGGCGCGGGGATGCACGggacacgcgcgcgcgcgcgggGCCGGCTCCGCGTGGGCGTAaggggggaggggcgggggcggCTCGTGCCGTGTGTTCCAGGCCCCGcgcgcgcggcggcggcggcgtcgGCTAGGACtcggggaggaggaagaggggagggaattAAAGGAGCAGGATCCCCCCTTCCCGACCCCCCTTTCTTCACCAGCACCCCCACGCGGTTAAAGGGCCGGACGGCCTTGCCTCCTCTTTGGCCGGGATTATTTGTCCGCCAGAGCGGAAATACGTTCCACACCCCCCTCTTTCTCGCTCCCCCTCCTCTGTACCTCCAAGCCCCGCGGCCAGTTTGCGCGTGCGTGCCAAGTGCCGCGCGGAGGCCCGCTCACTCGGGCCCGCCCCCCAATCCCGGCTGCCCATGGCGCTACTCGCTCCGCGTCCCCGCGCCCCGCCCGCGCCGCATCCCGCAGCGCGCGCGCGCACCCGTTCTCTCGGCTGCGGGCGCTGCCACCTGCTCCCAGGGGTGGTGCGTCTCCGGTCCAGCTGTGCCGAGCGCTGCCCTGGGTGCATCCGTGGCACCTCTCAGGGCCCCATCCGCCCCGTGGCTAACAGAGCTGTTGGTAGCTATTACCCACGCCTGCCTCCTCTGCTGAGTGTGCTCACAGTTGCTCCAGACACATTCCCAGGCTTTTCCAACTCTTGTAAAGCTAGTAACCGCCTCAGCCCTTCAGGCCTGAAATATGATTTCACTTTCCACAAAGCCAGACGATCCAGTGCCCTCAACTTTCCTCCACTCCATGTCAGTCCTTTAAAATCACACCCGCCCTCCCCTCCATTCTCAGGATTGATCCCAACTTCTTGCCAAGGCAGTCGCCCTCCGCTTGTGCTATCGATGACCTTGCCCATTTCACCTTTAGTATATAATTAACCCTAGGACTAATTTTAATGATGTGATTTATTATGTTAGTATGATTCTACTCTAATCTTCCACCGCTCCGTCCCCCTTATTCCTCACCTCTCCTCCAGACTGACAAGGTCCAGCTCTAAACAAAACTTCCCTTCAACACTGCGCCCGggccttctctttctcttgtctcTCTCAGACTAAGTTATAGTCTCCACAGCTTCAGCGACAGCACTTAGGAGTGTCTTGAAGGCTGGTGCCTTCCCTTCCACTTCCTCGTACCTACACCCACTTCCCCACCTATCCAAGTCCGCGTGAAGATGCCACTGTTTCCTGCcaattggatttcttttttacGTCCTTCAGGAGACTAGTGCGTTTTCCTTACATTTCAATTCTGATGAAGTTTCTTATTATGTGTTCAATATCTGGTTTCCCCATTAGACTATAAACTTCTTGGTTGCAGGAATTAtgttgtgggttttgttttgcaaataaaaatcatgCAATAgggagggtgtggtggctcacgcctgtaatcccagcactgtgggaggccgaggcaggtggatcacctgaggtcaggagttcgagaccagcctggccaacatggtgaaaccctgactctactaaatatacaaaaattagctggacgtggtggcaggtgcctgtaatcccagctactggggaggctgaggcaggagaatcgcttgaacctgggaggtgaaggttgcagtgagcctagattgcgccattgcactccagcctgggcgacagagcaagactccttctcaaaacaaaacaccaaaaaaggTCATGCAACAAATGATTGTTGAAGTAATTCCTCTTTGGCTCAGCCAGCATCCACCCATAAAAAGTTTGTTCTTGAGCTGAAACTGAATTCTTGAACTCAAGGGATGCTGTTTGGCAGGAGGGTGGAGGCAGCGTAGACAGTGTTTAGGTGGTACCTTgactttttgcctttttcttttaaattctctgaTTTGTATGCCCGCACCCAGTTCCCTCTGTTGAATCTAAGAGTCTGTTCTAAACTGCTCTCTTTGTATTTAGGCCTTGTAGATTTGAGGAAGAACACCTGATTTTGTGTCAGACGCACCTAGGCTTAAAGCCACATTCCTAGGAGtttctgagcctactctggctcagaAGGCTGCCAGATTcgcaaatcattaaaaaaataaaataaaagccctaTTCCTGTACCAAATGAGGCccactgggcaagttacttaattctcTGAATCACAGTGTCCTTATCTTTGTCTCCCCCGCCCATCCTTAGCTCATCTGAAAGCATTTTTATCTTGAAGGCCCTGATCTCTCACAGGGCTaatgtgaggtttaaatgagccTGGCATGCAGTAGTTGCTGAGTAAACAATAGCTCTGTTCTCCTTTTCCTAATCTGGGAAACGGACtatgaaattttcaaaagaattttattttattttaattaattaattaatttatttagctggagttttgctcttgtcacccaggctggagtgcaatagcacgatcttggctcactgcaacctccgcttcccaggttcaagtgattctcctgcctcaacctcccaagtagctgggattacaggtgcccgccaccatgcctagctaattttcgcatttttagtagagacggggtttcaccatgttggccaggctggtctcgaactcctgacctcgggtgatccaccttgctcagcctcccaaagtgttgggattacaggcgtgagccactgcgcctgacccaaaagaactttaaaaattctgtttttctatcTCATCTCTTCTTTTCCGCATTGCCAAACTTCTCAGAAGAATAGTTCACATTCCAGTGAGAGCAGAAATACAAAAAGCTGTCAAGTTAAGAATTAGAGtttgtaaaattttgtttcttgtcCCTTTCTTGCTACTTTTCCTTTCTAGGAATGTAGATGGGACAGGGGGCCTAATCTCAGCCCATGGCTCAAGACAGGTAGTCCTTGGTGGCAGGTGGAGTTGACAGCCAATGAATCCTTCAAGTGTCCAGCCCACCCAGTTACAACTCTGCGTAAAAACAAGCAGAGGTGCACAAACTCTTTTCCATGTAGTCTGGTGGAGAGATGATGTGGAGCCATTTCCCATGCATCCCATCCAGGGGGTTTACAATCATCTAGATCCTTGTCCCTTCTTCCCCAACTTCTGCCAGTATAAAACCAGGGGCTTTCCTGTCCTTAGCTTGCAGTACCAAATGCCTTGGTGTGGTGTCAAGAACAGATAAATTTAGGAGATACTTTTAGGATTTTTGGGTCAGGCTCaatggttcattcctgtaatcccagcactttgggaggccgaggcaggaggatcccttgagcccagcagtttgagaccagtctgggcaacatagcaagaccccatctctacaaataataagaaaattagcagggcatgatggtgtgtaTGTGCTTGGGATCCCAgttacatgagaggctgaggtgggaggactgcttaagcccaggcagttgaggctgcagtgaaccatgatagtgccactgtactccagcctgggcaacagaatgagaccctgtcttttaaaaaaaaattaggattctTAGTGAGCTTTAGAAATAaaatctgggctgggcactgtggcttatgcctgtaatcccagcactttgggaagctgaggtgggaggatcacttaaggccgggagtttgagaccagcctgggcaacaaagcgagacacctgtctcaaaaataataataaataaaagtaaatacattttttaaaggaaataaaatttgacTAGGGATGCAAGGAATAACTAGGAGACAAAAGGTCCAGGTTCCAGTCCATCTTGAAGTCATCAAGGCTCCCCAGGTTTCAGTATTCTCTTTAATAAAATGGAGGGATTACTCTCTGAAGTATTTTCCAGTCCTATGAGTCCATAGCAGCTTACTTTGAAAAGGGGTGTTTATGTTTGTGGGCATCTCTGAGAGAAGCTAGCTCACAGCTTAGAGCACTACCCTTGGCTACTCATAGAGGTAAGGAGTGGCCTTGATAATCCAAAACCGTAGCAAACATTGGACATTTGTCTAAGACATTCAAAGTATTTTAGGCTGTGGGCTTACTTTTTACAACGATGCTTAGCACGTACTAGAATAACCATATTTCCTGAGCAATCTATAGGAAAGGAAGAGGTAAGTCAGCCTGGACTTTTAAATCCATAGGCTGATGAAACTGTCTTACATTACAACAAAACCTccaacttctttctctttctcctttgatCTGCACTCAGCTCTGCCCTCAGCGCAGGAACCCTGGTAAAAACTGCAGGATGTTTTGGCAATGTTGGAAGGGGCTTACTGCTTGGGGAAAGAAGCCATGTGAAAACAAAGTGCCTGCACCACTCCCATCCATCTGCAAAACCACCTTTTCTGAACTCCCATCCATCCCCCTTGACTGCTCCTCAATGctggctcctcctccttcttcagaGCTCCTTATCCCTAGCTCTTCGGAGCCCTCTCCCAGCCTCAACCTGCCTCCAGACAAactcttccctccccctcctaCCTCGGAGGGAATTTACTCCCTGCAGCCCACCACCTTTGCCATCGTCCAAGTCCTCCACACACCCTTGCTGACTCTGCCCAGATCCAGGTCTATctggggaaatggaggcagatTCTCCCAGCACCTTGTGAATTCCAGACAGAAAAAGACTCTTCCACTTCTCGACAAATATTCTATCCTCTGAGCCTCACCAAGTCTGCTCTGCTACCCTATGTCATCCTTGCTGCTTGAGCAACTGACTTTCGGGCCTGTGATACCTGCCTGGATCAGGTTGTCCTCCCCAGGCCTGCctgtgtccctgcaaatgacCTAATCCATAtcccaagtttaaaaaaaaaattgttcattttatttttttcatggagtCATTCGTGAGAGCAGAAATACAAAAAGCTGTCAAGTTAAGAATTAGAGTTtgtagggccgggtgcagtggctcacacctgtaatcgcagcactttgggaggctgaggtggccggatcatttgaggtcagaagtttgagaacagcctggccaacatggtgaaacctcgtttctactgaaaatgcaaaaaaaattagctgggcgtggtggtgcatgcctgtaatcccagctactcaggaggctgacgcaggagaattgcttgaacctgggaggcagaggttgcagtgagttgagatcacgccactgcactccagcctgggtgacaagagtgaaactctgtcttaaaaaaaaaaaaagcaaaataaaagcattagagtttgtaaaattttgtttacaaaCTCAAAATTCaaagttcaaaattcaaaatgtagttttgttcaaaattcaaaatgtgtaAGTACAATTCCAAATTCAAATTGTAAAGTTttgttcaaaatttaaaaaatataagagggtacaaggctgggtgtggtggcttacgcctgtaaactcagcacttttgggaagccaagggaagaggatcacttgaaaccagcctgggcaacaaggcaaaacccagtctcagaaaaaaaaaaaatagctgtgggAGGTGGTGTTGCCTGTGGTCGCAGCTATTCaacaggctgaagtgggaggattga carries:
- the ZBTB12 gene encoding zinc finger and BTB domain-containing protein 12, giving the protein MASGVEVLRFQLPGHEAATLRNMNQLRAEERFCDVTIVADSLKFRGHKVILAACSPFLRDQFLLNPSSELQVSLMHSARIVADLLLSCYTGALEFAVRDIVNYLTAASYLQMEHVVEKCRNALSQFIEPKIGLKEDGVSEASLVSSISATKSLLPPARTPKPAPKPPPPPPLPPPLLRPVKLEFPLDEDLELKAEEEDEDEDEDVSDICIVKVESALEVAHRLKPPGGLGGGLGIGGSVGGHLGELAQSSVPPSTVAPPQGVVKACYSLSEDAEGEGLLLIPGGRASVGATSGLVEAAAVAMAARGAGGSLGAGGSRGPLPGGFSGGNPLKNIKCTKCPEVFQGVEKLVFHMRAQHFIFMCPRCGKQFNHSSNLNRHMNVHRGVKSHSCGICGKCFTQKSTLHDHLNLHSGARPYRCSYCDVRFAHKPAIRRHLKEQHGKTTAENVLEASVAEINVLIR